The DNA sequence TCGTGGCCGTTGCCTGGTGCGGGAGGTGAGTTGACGTCGTTCGTCGCCGATGTGCCGGTAACAGTCGTTACGCCCGCCAGTAACGGTGACGCCAGCACGTACGCGGTGTTCCTCACGTTCTACGACGGCGAAAGCCTCGCCTGCTCCCAGCCGCTGGTATTCCCGGGGGTCGGGTTGTGGGAACTGGCCGGACACCTCCGGACCGCGGACCCCGACAGCGGTGCAGCATGGCCACCCGAGCTGCTGGTCCTGCGAGCGCTCGTCGCGCCCGAAGAAGACGCCATCTGGCCGGCGCTGGACCGGTGTAACAGATGGCCCGGCTTCAACCTCAACGCCGAACCGTGGCCCAACCTGCCCAAGGAGCACGGCGCCGCCCACGGCGAAGCCATGGAGCTTCTTACAACGGGCCGATACGTCGACGGCCGACGCCCCGACGCATCGCGCATCAAGGTCGACGAACATCTCGCCCAAGTCACCATGCACTGTGGTCAGTCATTCGGGTACCAGCAGTGGTTCCTCTTCGACACCGTGTGGGCGGCCACTCACCCCGACCTGGCCCAGTCACTGCTGCGCTACAGCAACCACTGGGATCCACTCGAGGACTGAAAGCAGCCGAGCCATCAGCTCCGATCGTCGGGACGAGCGGACGCTGATTGGGCGTGCGGCCAGCGGCAGATCCGCGCAGCTGATCAATGTGTCACTTCCCGCTTTTCGAGCCACCGACGCACCACGGTAAGGTCGGCGTCGGTCAGTCCGAGGAACGGATCGACGCGGTGCAGCAGCGCCGGCTGCGAGTGGTGCGCGGCAACCCAACGCCGATCGGCGTCCGTGATCTCATCATCGAGCCAGACGAACGCACGTCCGGCCGCCCACCGCGCCAGGTGCACAGTCTTCCAATGCACACCGCGCCCCAGTTCCTCGTCGTCGTCAGGCCAGTCCACGACCGCAAGCACCGGAAGGCCAAGCCGCGGCGCGACGACCTCGTTCGCCTCCGCCATCCACGTGCTCGCCCAGACCAACTCGCCCGGCAGAGCGAGCAGACGCCCGCCGTCAACTGGATCAAGCCGATCCAGCAGCGGATTGCCAAAGCCATCAACAGCGTC is a window from the Micromonospora sp. DSM 45708 genome containing:
- a CDS encoding HAD domain-containing protein; its protein translation is MIFVDVDGVLIPFRVRSPGARRFGSGVGDAVDGFGNPLLDRLDPVDGGRLLALPGELVWASTWMAEANEVVAPRLGLPVLAVVDWPDDDEELGRGVHWKTVHLARWAAGRAFVWLDDEITDADRRWVAAHHSQPALLHRVDPFLGLTDADLTVVRRWLEKREVTH